Proteins encoded by one window of Enterococcus saccharolyticus subsp. saccharolyticus:
- a CDS encoding phosphoenolpyruvate carboxykinase (ATP), which produces MSSIQQFKQADIHPENGLFSSTKTLIETFFYGNNVEVILNLESAYCKAEQAPNTIVTDVPVKYADKLGLPKDAKMLVGNDGKVVGRTSAARVIIGQPGVDQKYYDGLLREALYQATKQQFYQGNVVVGLDEQFMIRSHVLVPEGFELNLYSYLLNFQIETDQWRTRYEDSQPFNENDIYLFANPEWTHPDFPHGLALFDPIHNVAAILGLRYFGELKKGTLTLAWATAHRNQFVACHGGVKQYHLADRKFTMATFGLSGSGKSTITLTKHHGRYHVDVLHDDAFIIHQDTETTIALEPAYFDKVQDYPLTDSRVAYFLTLQNVGVTLDEQGRKVPVLEDIRNGNGRTVKSRYVTKNRVDVITEKLDAIFWIMKDDSLPPVVKIDDPVLAAVFGLTLATKRSTAEHVIGDVDLDTLVIEPYANPFRSYPLGEDYANFRELFQKQATACYILNTGAFNGKNIAPEVTLASVETIIEHPEQFVPFDSMEGMTYLPIDGFVVDFTQGAYLEKVLARMQERLDFILKQDEFNALPQEAAQAMANVIASLQKLI; this is translated from the coding sequence ATGAGTTCGATTCAACAATTTAAGCAAGCCGACATTCATCCAGAAAATGGCTTGTTTTCCAGTACTAAAACCTTAATTGAAACATTTTTTTATGGAAATAATGTAGAAGTTATTCTCAATTTAGAAAGCGCTTACTGTAAAGCGGAGCAAGCACCAAATACGATAGTTACTGATGTACCTGTAAAATATGCGGATAAACTAGGTTTACCTAAGGATGCTAAGATGCTTGTTGGAAATGATGGTAAAGTAGTCGGACGAACATCCGCAGCACGGGTCATTATCGGGCAACCGGGAGTCGATCAAAAATATTATGATGGGTTATTGCGTGAAGCATTGTATCAAGCAACGAAACAGCAATTTTATCAAGGGAATGTGGTTGTTGGACTAGATGAACAGTTTATGATTCGAAGTCATGTATTGGTACCAGAAGGTTTCGAGCTAAACTTATATTCCTACTTATTAAATTTTCAAATAGAAACTGACCAATGGCGCACACGTTACGAAGATTCCCAACCCTTCAATGAAAATGATATCTATTTGTTTGCGAATCCAGAATGGACCCATCCGGATTTTCCTCATGGACTAGCATTGTTTGATCCCATTCATAATGTTGCCGCAATTTTAGGATTGCGTTATTTTGGCGAGTTGAAAAAAGGAACATTGACCTTAGCTTGGGCAACTGCCCATCGCAACCAATTTGTGGCATGTCATGGCGGAGTGAAACAATATCATTTAGCGGATCGGAAATTTACGATGGCAACATTTGGTTTATCGGGATCGGGGAAATCCACGATTACTTTAACAAAGCATCACGGACGATACCATGTGGATGTCCTCCATGATGACGCCTTTATCATTCATCAAGACACAGAAACAACGATTGCTCTGGAACCAGCTTATTTCGATAAAGTGCAAGATTATCCGTTAACCGATAGTCGCGTTGCTTACTTTTTAACGCTGCAAAATGTAGGCGTGACCTTAGACGAGCAAGGCCGAAAAGTTCCAGTGTTAGAAGACATTCGCAATGGAAATGGTCGTACGGTTAAATCGCGTTACGTTACGAAAAATCGAGTGGATGTCATTACGGAAAAATTAGACGCTATTTTTTGGATTATGAAGGATGATAGTTTACCACCAGTTGTGAAAATTGATGATCCAGTTTTAGCCGCAGTTTTTGGTTTAACTTTAGCCACTAAACGAAGCACAGCGGAACATGTGATTGGTGATGTTGACTTGGATACCTTAGTGATTGAACCCTATGCCAATCCCTTCCGTAGCTATCCTTTAGGCGAAGATTATGCCAATTTCCGAGAACTATTTCAAAAACAAGCAACCGCCTGTTATATTCTAAATACTGGCGCATTTAACGGGAAAAATATTGCTCCTGAAGTCACTTTAGCAAGTGTTGAAACCATCATTGAACATCCGGAACAATTTGTGCCGTTTGATTCGATGGAAGGTATGACTTATTTACCAATTGATGGGTTTGTGGTTGATTTTACCCAAGGAGCTTATTTAGAAAAAGTGCTCGCACGTATGCAAGAACGTTTGGATTTTATCTTAAAACAAGATGAATTTAATGCGTTGCCCCAAGAAGCAGCACAAGCAATGGCAAACGTCATTGCTTCATTACAAAAACTAATTTAA
- the dtd gene encoding D-aminoacyl-tRNA deacylase, translating to MRAVIQRVSEASVKINGEITGAIAQGYMILLGIHTEDTQADVEYLIGKIAKLRVFEDDEGKMNRSIAAVSGSILSISQFTLYAETKKGNRPSFIKAARPEIAIPLYDAFNEGLRQLAIPVVTGEFGADMKVSLVNDGPVTIIFDTRE from the coding sequence ATGCGCGCAGTTATACAACGAGTAAGTGAAGCAAGTGTCAAAATTAATGGCGAAATTACAGGTGCTATTGCACAAGGATATATGATTTTATTAGGGATTCATACCGAAGATACCCAAGCAGATGTCGAGTATTTGATTGGTAAAATTGCCAAGTTACGTGTTTTTGAAGACGATGAGGGCAAAATGAATCGCAGTATTGCAGCTGTTTCTGGAAGTATTTTGAGTATTTCACAATTCACGTTATATGCAGAAACGAAAAAAGGTAATCGTCCAAGTTTTATCAAAGCAGCACGTCCAGAAATAGCCATCCCATTATACGATGCGTTTAACGAGGGGTTACGCCAGTTAGCGATTCCTGTAGTTACTGGAGAATTTGGCGCGGATATGAAAGTATCTTTAGTCAATGATGGTCCTGTGACAATTATTTTTGATACACGAGAATAA
- a CDS encoding AraC family transcriptional regulator: protein MDIQEFNPSIYYAFDVWNPENNENKKHHHDFFEISIILEGEASYFFNQRWQTVRGGDILLFNPYVEHAERQLPNTHSHQLHIGIGRFELEGFSKNTFPNQEILLSSQEDQIKVFDKAWQLINEFGRQHINLICKGLIFEMMGLILRCLEQNEQADSAILSKNDRLKQAVQLIITYIENNYAQEITIEQLATTHFVSPTYLSKIFKEVTGVSPINYLILIRLQQAYQLLVTEEYPIKEVARAVGYEDAYHFSKSFKKQYGIAPSAVRQKHSQEMAN, encoded by the coding sequence ATGGATATTCAAGAATTTAATCCAAGCATTTATTATGCGTTTGATGTCTGGAATCCTGAAAATAACGAAAATAAAAAACACCATCATGATTTTTTCGAAATTTCCATTATTTTAGAAGGCGAAGCATCTTACTTCTTTAATCAACGTTGGCAAACTGTACGTGGAGGCGATATTTTATTATTCAATCCTTATGTAGAACATGCTGAACGACAACTGCCAAATACACATTCGCACCAACTGCACATTGGTATTGGTCGCTTCGAATTGGAAGGGTTTTCTAAAAATACATTTCCTAATCAAGAGATTCTTTTAAGTAGTCAAGAGGATCAAATCAAAGTTTTTGATAAAGCATGGCAATTAATTAACGAATTTGGTCGTCAGCATATCAACTTGATTTGTAAAGGGTTAATTTTTGAAATGATGGGCTTAATTTTACGCTGTTTAGAACAAAATGAACAAGCGGATTCTGCGATTTTAAGCAAAAACGATCGCTTAAAACAAGCTGTCCAACTCATTATTACCTACATCGAAAATAATTATGCCCAAGAAATTACAATTGAACAATTAGCGACGACTCATTTTGTCAGTCCCACCTATTTATCGAAAATTTTTAAGGAAGTGACTGGTGTTTCACCAATTAATTATTTAATTTTGATTCGTCTACAACAAGCCTATCAACTTTTAGTCACCGAAGAATATCCCATTAAAGAAGTTGCACGAGCCGTTGGGTATGAAGATGCCTATCATTTTAGTAAATCCTTTAAAAAACAATACGGGATTGCCCCTTCTGCTGTACGCCAAAAACATTCGCAGGAAATGGCCAACTAA
- a CDS encoding ABC transporter permease, with the protein MKFWQRALKSVTRRKGRSFILFLVIFILGNVIAGAVAIQQSTQNVEKETKKQMGAQATVEMDYEKFDKDQQKNPEKFEDDKWFTTPPTKELEAIGKLPYVKYYDMSISAFIGTNKFKAYSPEEGGVSYGGSYKYSFNIKGVNRKEVVDLEEGIIKLESGETFTDKAIKDGENTVLISREVAEANNLSVGDQVAIDVTGEVFSEEMMSEDNEEPATPEIATFDFPVKVGGIFSVVKKENKEKSKDEGMDEEEWRAVEQINTLYMPNELVKALNKEQSQKIWKMSEEDLALQESQDYYQVTYVLKSVDDVEAFREEANALISNEYYQVFASTDQYEQIAGGMKKLGTISKYVVIIAALATILIISLVVLLFLRDRKHELGIYLSLGESRTEIIGQIVVELLLTSIIALVLSLVTGNLLGGAVSNSLLQTDWLSNSGDMMNGYIGGYSLNTPNVSYDDIQSAYKVTFSVGYIISYLLLGLGTVLLSAILPLLYILRLNPKKIMM; encoded by the coding sequence ATGAAATTTTGGCAACGAGCACTGAAAAGTGTGACACGAAGAAAAGGGCGATCATTTATTTTGTTTTTAGTCATTTTTATTTTAGGTAATGTAATCGCTGGCGCAGTTGCAATTCAACAATCTACACAGAATGTTGAAAAAGAAACGAAGAAACAAATGGGAGCACAAGCAACAGTCGAAATGGATTATGAAAAATTTGATAAAGATCAACAAAAAAATCCCGAAAAATTTGAAGATGATAAGTGGTTTACGACACCGCCTACGAAAGAGTTAGAAGCAATTGGCAAATTACCTTATGTTAAATATTATGATATGTCGATTTCTGCGTTTATTGGTACCAATAAATTCAAGGCATATTCACCAGAAGAAGGTGGCGTCAGTTATGGAGGCAGCTATAAATATAGTTTCAACATCAAAGGCGTGAACCGTAAAGAAGTTGTTGATTTAGAAGAAGGAATTATCAAATTGGAAAGCGGCGAAACGTTTACCGACAAAGCGATTAAAGATGGTGAAAACACGGTATTAATCAGTCGTGAAGTGGCGGAAGCAAATAATCTTTCTGTGGGTGATCAAGTAGCCATCGATGTTACAGGTGAAGTTTTCTCTGAAGAAATGATGTCAGAAGACAATGAAGAACCAGCTACTCCAGAAATTGCTACTTTTGATTTTCCAGTTAAAGTTGGTGGGATTTTCTCAGTAGTGAAAAAAGAAAATAAAGAAAAAAGTAAAGACGAAGGCATGGATGAAGAGGAATGGCGTGCAGTGGAACAAATCAACACGCTTTATATGCCAAATGAATTAGTCAAAGCTTTAAATAAAGAACAATCACAAAAAATTTGGAAAATGAGTGAAGAAGATTTAGCTTTACAAGAATCACAAGACTATTATCAAGTAACGTATGTTCTGAAATCAGTGGATGATGTCGAAGCTTTCCGTGAAGAAGCCAATGCGTTAATTAGTAACGAATATTACCAAGTCTTTGCGTCAACGGATCAGTATGAACAAATTGCAGGTGGCATGAAAAAATTAGGCACGATTTCAAAATATGTCGTGATTATCGCTGCATTAGCAACAATTTTAATTATTTCATTAGTTGTCTTGCTATTCTTGCGTGACCGTAAACATGAATTGGGGATTTATCTTTCTTTAGGCGAAAGTCGCACCGAAATTATCGGTCAAATTGTGGTCGAGTTGTTATTAACAAGTATAATTGCTTTGGTCCTTTCTCTGGTAACAGGAAATCTTTTAGGTGGTGCAGTATCCAATTCTTTATTACAAACAGACTGGTTAAGTAATTCAGGAGATATGATGAATGGCTATATCGGTGGTTATTCGTTAAATACACCAAATGTTTCTTATGACGATATTCAATCTGCTTATAAAGTAACGTTCTCAGTGGGTTATATCATTAGCTACTTACTTTTAGGTTTAGGAACTGTGTTACTTTCAGCGATTTTACCATTGCTTTATATTTTACGCTTGAATCCGAAGAAAATTATGATGTAA
- a CDS encoding ABC transporter ATP-binding protein encodes MVLLETKKVDYFYQDGDQRRYILKETSVSFEKGTFYAILGQSGSGKTTFLSLISALDSPKSGEILLNGKDIKALGYDKYRRDEISIIFQSYNLIPYLTAVENVLVPMSITDNKLPDNHREVAYNLLDYIGITRDKADRLVNQLSGGEQQRVAIARALATNVDIILADEPTGNLDEEMEQEIVDIFKELAHTHNKCVIMVTHSNEIAQQADEMLYLRKGVLKPYE; translated from the coding sequence ATGGTTTTATTGGAAACAAAAAAAGTTGATTATTTTTATCAAGATGGCGATCAACGCCGTTATATTTTAAAAGAAACCTCTGTGTCTTTTGAAAAAGGCACCTTCTATGCCATTTTAGGACAATCTGGGTCAGGAAAAACGACTTTCCTGTCGCTAATCAGTGCATTAGATTCACCTAAATCTGGTGAAATTTTATTGAATGGAAAAGATATTAAAGCATTGGGGTATGATAAATACCGTCGTGATGAAATTAGTATTATTTTCCAAAGTTATAACTTAATTCCTTATTTGACAGCAGTTGAAAATGTATTAGTGCCAATGTCGATTACGGATAATAAATTACCAGATAACCATCGTGAGGTAGCCTATAACTTGTTGGATTATATCGGTATTACGCGCGATAAAGCTGATCGTTTAGTGAATCAGTTATCGGGGGGAGAACAACAACGTGTGGCTATTGCCCGGGCATTAGCAACGAACGTAGATATTATTCTAGCAGATGAGCCGACAGGAAATTTAGATGAAGAAATGGAACAAGAAATTGTGGATATCTTCAAAGAATTGGCACATACGCACAATAAATGTGTCATCATGGTTACTCACTCCAATGAAATTGCCCAACAAGCCGATGAAATGTTGTATTTAAGAAAAGGTGTGTTGAAACCATATGAGTGA
- a CDS encoding PASTA domain-containing protein, which yields MSDFLSNFTKNNYDGQKKEPSKKQPESEEAVAEEETTEEVVEKVVSEPTSESKKEPTEAPPTRQAKTKSTDEPPVSRFQTEETEFDPTYQKRQRRKYIFIGISVVLAAVALFFTYYQLTHVKVPDFVNKEISEVRAWGTEEGVVIKVDQEYDFDTDVNNVISQAVAPDKKIKKGKTLTIKGSLGADPEEKITLPDFKTMDKKAASDWITEHKAENITLLESFDNNVAKGEFIKQEAANKELKLDDYKRQDRLTIYYSKGKEVFEKNIEVPDFKGKPLSEVTDWTKKNDVKLKTEKDFSNDVAVDTVISQETSKGTKIAKQDEIVVHVSKGKAIVVPDYAMYTMEEASGIESKVPVIIKNLYSSDVPYGQFISQSVESGKEYTEGDTIPPVEVVYSQGRPYMKDLRGSTTEGDLPKLFFDEYQSKGAYIYYTVYYVDSSEPKGTVVEMSQYGQFLPIEATISIGISLGNLKPKVEEIPEFPETPTSETDEATTSMKSTEESVVSE from the coding sequence ATGAGTGATTTTCTTTCTAATTTTACGAAAAACAATTATGATGGGCAAAAAAAAGAACCTTCTAAAAAACAGCCTGAATCAGAAGAAGCTGTAGCAGAAGAAGAGACAACTGAAGAAGTGGTTGAAAAAGTCGTTTCTGAACCGACTTCTGAGTCGAAAAAAGAACCGACCGAAGCGCCACCGACACGTCAAGCGAAAACAAAGTCAACTGACGAACCACCCGTCAGTCGTTTTCAAACAGAAGAAACAGAATTTGATCCAACGTATCAAAAACGCCAACGAAGAAAATATATCTTCATTGGGATTTCCGTTGTTTTAGCAGCAGTGGCGTTGTTTTTCACGTATTATCAATTAACGCATGTGAAAGTGCCCGATTTTGTGAATAAAGAAATTTCAGAAGTACGTGCATGGGGAACTGAAGAAGGCGTAGTTATTAAAGTAGATCAAGAATACGATTTTGATACCGATGTCAATAATGTCATCTCGCAAGCTGTGGCGCCGGATAAAAAAATCAAAAAAGGCAAAACCCTCACCATTAAAGGTAGTCTAGGCGCAGATCCAGAAGAAAAAATTACATTGCCTGACTTTAAAACAATGGATAAAAAAGCGGCCTCTGATTGGATTACAGAACACAAAGCAGAGAACATTACTTTGTTAGAATCATTTGATAATAACGTGGCAAAAGGTGAGTTTATCAAGCAAGAAGCGGCCAATAAAGAGTTGAAATTAGACGATTATAAACGCCAAGACCGCCTAACTATTTATTATTCAAAAGGCAAAGAAGTCTTTGAAAAAAATATTGAAGTTCCTGATTTTAAAGGCAAACCATTATCCGAAGTAACGGATTGGACGAAGAAAAATGATGTGAAGTTGAAAACGGAAAAAGATTTTTCAAATGATGTAGCTGTGGATACAGTCATTTCACAAGAGACAAGCAAAGGAACAAAAATTGCGAAACAAGACGAAATTGTTGTTCATGTGTCCAAAGGTAAGGCGATTGTTGTGCCGGATTATGCCATGTATACGATGGAAGAAGCTAGCGGTATCGAATCAAAAGTTCCTGTGATTATCAAAAATCTGTATTCTTCGGATGTTCCTTATGGGCAATTTATTAGCCAATCTGTAGAATCAGGTAAAGAATACACAGAAGGTGACACGATTCCACCAGTGGAAGTGGTGTACTCTCAAGGTCGACCATACATGAAAGATTTACGTGGAAGTACGACAGAAGGAGATTTACCAAAATTATTCTTTGATGAATACCAATCAAAAGGAGCCTATATTTATTATACGGTGTATTATGTGGATTCTTCTGAACCGAAAGGAACCGTTGTCGAAATGAGTCAATACGGTCAATTTTTACCAATTGAAGCAACGATTAGTATCGGCATTAGTTTAGGCAACTTGAAACCCAAAGTAGAAGAAATACCAGAATTTCCTGAAACACCTACGTCTGAAACTGACGAGGCAACAACTTCGATGAAATCAACAGAAGAATCAGTAGTGAGTGAATAA
- a CDS encoding methylated-DNA--[protein]-cysteine S-methyltransferase: protein MKRLYTTTATIGEEEYIFAATDKGLAYFDLVANNEDLAKFFKGYDVFVDDQKVAMYVQPLKDYFTQTGTTFSFPVDLIGTDFQKQVWQELHKIPYGTTITYSALAEKIGRPTAVRAVANAVGRNPLLIVVPCHRVLGKDGSLTGFRGGLLLKRRLLAIEGHTYS, encoded by the coding sequence ATGAAACGACTGTATACAACAACGGCAACCATTGGTGAGGAAGAATATATTTTTGCAGCAACGGATAAAGGTTTGGCTTATTTTGATTTAGTGGCGAATAATGAAGATTTAGCGAAGTTTTTTAAAGGATATGACGTATTTGTTGATGACCAAAAAGTCGCAATGTATGTGCAACCTTTGAAAGATTATTTTACTCAGACGGGTACAACTTTCTCCTTTCCGGTCGATTTAATTGGCACAGATTTTCAAAAACAAGTTTGGCAAGAACTCCACAAAATTCCTTATGGCACGACGATAACATATAGTGCCCTTGCAGAGAAAATTGGGCGACCGACAGCAGTGCGTGCTGTTGCCAATGCAGTTGGTAGAAATCCTTTGTTAATCGTAGTTCCTTGTCATCGTGTGTTAGGAAAAGATGGTTCACTGACTGGTTTTCGTGGAGGCTTGCTACTGAAACGTCGTTTACTAGCGATTGAAGGTCACACTTATTCTTAA